Part of the Orcinus orca chromosome 5, mOrcOrc1.1, whole genome shotgun sequence genome, acccctccctgattggggggaaggggagcaggggagagggATGCTGAGTGGATTCACTGGGTGCTTATGTGTCAAGAACTCGGAGTAGAGGTCTAACTCGAATCTGAGATTTCTAGAAGTCAGAACCAAAGAAAATATGTGAGGATGTCATTGTTCCTTGTCGTCCCTCGGTGTCCTAAGGGATTAGTTCCAGGACCCACTCGGATCCCAATATCCGTGGATGCTCAAGGCCCTTATATAAAACaacatagtatttgcatataaccaaTGCACGTCCTCCTTGCATCCTTTAAATCACCCCTAGACCAcgtataatacctaatacaatgtaaatgctatataaacagCTGTAAATACCATGTAAAAGCTATGAAATAGTTGCCAGGGCAcggaaaattcaagttttgctttgtgaaactttctggattttttttttggggggtggtacgcgggcctctcactgtcgtggcctctcccgttgcggagcacagactccggacgcgcaggctcagcggccatggctcacggacccagctgctccgtggcatgtgggatcttcctggaccggggcatgaacccgtgtcccctgcatcggcaggtggactgtcaaccactgcgccaccagggaagccctctactggCCTTCTTTACATCCACAACTCTCTGGGGGATTGAAGGAAAAATGCaatttttgtttcgttttttggccacgcagcttgcgggatctcagttccctgaccagggactgaacccaggtcaTGGCAGTAAAAGCCCAGAATactaaccactaagccaccagggaactccccaaaatgcagtattttaaagtactatttttttcctaatgttttcTCGGTGTTTATGGTAAGATCAATGATCTTTTGCAACCTTCCACATCCAACCTGAAAATAGAATCAAAAGAGgcatttctaaaaattgaaattagacaatccttcttttaaaatataagtcaaCCTGTTAGGAGAAAGAGGGGTATTCTCCCAACATGAAACACAAAAGCCTACATTTTATGTTGTGTCGTAGTGAGCACTCAGTTTAATCAACTAAACTTTATTTCTCTTAAGGATACCAAATCTGGTGGCAAGTAAACtgatattttttttgtttcttttcacaaTATTTCAGATTTTGAATATTTGAACTTTCCATCAGAATAATGTCAAATGACAGCACAAAATCAGAACATTCATCTAGAATTCATCAGAAAAATGATCCACAACAGGTCTCTGATAGAACATTTTTCATTGACGCTTCTAATCAGAGCTTGCTTACCATTCCAGCGGAGATTTTAGGCTTACGAGAATTAGAGGAAGTGCATCTGGAAAACAACCAGATTGCAGAAATCCCCAAGGATATTCAGCATTTAAGGGATGTCAGGATCCTCTACCTGAACAAGAACAAGCTGAAGAATCTGTGCCCCGAGCTGGGGAAGCTGAGCAACCTGGAGGGCCTGGACCTGAGCGACAACCCGCTCCTGGCCTCGTCCCTTCGGGTCCTCGGCGGCATCTGCAAGTTGCGTGAGCTCCGCCTCTACCGCACGGACCTGGCGGAGATCCCCACCCTCGTCTGTAAACGCCTTCACCACCTCGAGCTGCTCGGACTGGCGGGAAACCACCTGAAATCTCTGCCCAAGGAAATAGTGAACCAGACCAAACTGAGGGAGATCCACCTGAAGCAAAACCAATTTGAAGTTTTCCCTCTGGAGCTGTGTGGTCTCTTCAACCTGGAGATCATCGACCTGGATGAGAACAAGCTAAGTGCCATCCCAGAAGAGATTGGGAACCTGACGAAGCTGAAGAAGCTCTACGTGGCCTACAACAGCCTGCCTGCTCTCCCGGAGTCGCTGTGCCAGTGCTCCAAGCTGTCGGTGCTGGATTTATCCCACAATCGCCTCCACTCCGTCCCGCACACCCTGGCCGAGCTCTCGCAGGTGACGGAGATTGGGCTGAGCGGGAACCACCTAGAGAAGGTGCCGCACGTCCTTTGCAGGTGGACCTCGCTGCACCTGCTCTACCTGCACAACACCGGCCTGCGGGTGCTGCGCCGCCCCTTCCGACGCCTGGTTAACCTGCGCTTCCTCGATCTCAGCCAGAACTATCTGGAACGCTGTCCACTGCAGATCTGTGAGCTGCAGAACCTGGAAATCCTGGCGCTGGATGATAATAAAATATGCAAGGTACCGATCCCCTTCCTGGCTGTCGCTATGCTCCCACCAAGGGCCCTTCCGGCCCTAAGCTGGTGTAGTTCTGTGTCTAAACATCAGGAAATTCGAACTGAGTTTACGAGTGAAAATCGTAACAGATATATCCAACAGGGTCACCATTTATGTTACTTTTCCCGCTCTGAATAGCAATAGTGATCATAAACGGTAGCTGATGTTTACTTACAATATGTACGTGCCGGTCACTGGGctaaatgttttacatgtattgatattatcccatttaatcctcacaataacttttCGATGTGGCTGATATTATCCTCAATGAtctatgaggaaaatgaggcatgcGGAGCTTAACTAACTTGTCAAGGCCACACACCTGTACATGAGAGAGTCAGGATGCCAACCCACAGCACTGGGTTGCAGGGTTCATGTTCTTAACAAGACTACCTCCTAACGGGGTTTCCTGAAACAGCATAGTTCTCTGACACATACAGCCTTAGGCTTTAATGTTCCATTCACGGGAAACTGCAAAATCAGTTTGTCCCTAGAGAAACTCTCCCACATGTGTGCAGCGTGGTGTGTTCAAAAACGTTCATGGTAACATTGTTGATAATCATGACGTACGGGAGATAATCTAAATGTCAGTTGGTAGAGGAATTCGCAAGTAAATTGCGGTATGtttgtaaaatggaatactacacaatAATTTAAGTGAACTGGAGTTATACGTGCCAATGTGGGTAGATCTCAAAAGTGTGatgtttattaaaaagtaaaacaccTAATGGCAGAATATTATATCACATATAAATCTTTAATCACACAAAActacatacacacaacacacaacacattttatggatatttttatatgtaataaaagtataaaaatatgtacTGGAAAAAAACTCACAAAATTCCTAATAATGGCTGCCTCTTGGAAGAGGGAGGAAGTCAAGGAAATGAAGATGGGATCATAactcaatttgttttttttttttttttttgcggtacgcgggcctctcactgttgtggcctctcccgttgtggagcacaggctctggacgcgcaggctcagcggccatggctcacgggcccagccgctccacggcatgtgggatcttcccggaccggggcatgaacccgtgtcccctgcatcggcaggcggactctcaaccactgcgccaccagggaagccccaagaactcAATTTTAATTGCAGTAGTTCATTTTGTTCATTAACGAAAGGTTTGGACGGCGGGTACAgatgcttttttttattttatgtttttattgaaatatagttgatttacaatgttgtgttagtttcaggtgtacagcaaagtgattcagttgtgtatatatatgtttctttttcagattcttttccattataggttattacaagatattgaatatatctttttttttcatatttgaaattttaaaagaacagagtTCTGTTAAAAGCAAAAGACAActgtagagagagagaaagggaggttTGGAAATCAACAACAGTAACCAAATATTAGGTCTGTTTTTCCTAGCCGTGAACACCACTCTCATGTACTTCATACATTATAAAAGACCTAGCcttaaagttgttttttgttcttttttaatcttttacttgactttcaatttctagaactttgggttgtttttttttttttttggttttcctcaTTGCTAGAGAGTTTCAAAACTGCCTTTCAGGAAGTAAATATTTTGATGATGACTTTAAGATTTAGGAAAAGAATCTAGGACTCAATTTCTACTTAGGTAGCAGCCCACCTTGGAGGATTTTCGAGATTCTGTGAGAAGTCCTCTGCCCGGCTCCCAATTCTTCTGCAGCTCATGTAAGAAATTCCTTTTATAGTGAACAAAGTCTGTCATTCCACAGTTGGGAGTGAAAGGCTCAAAATATAAAGCACCCTTGGGAAGTTCACTTAAATCCTATTGAGTCACGAGTGATACCTAACCCTTCCCTGTGAGACATTTTAAGAAATCAGGGTGGAGGAGGGAATCACACACAGATGGCTCCTTAACAAAGATTAGCCTCACCCAACACCAAGTTTTACTGCAAGTCAAACTGCACCTAAATGTGAACACGTTCAATGTTATTATGTTGAACATGAAAATCTCCATGTACCAGTGCTTATTATTCTTCAGTTCTTATGATGGTATTTCTGCGgcttttgtcttcctttttcaaTTTCCTATTATGCCTCCAGCAACCTCCCAATGCATTTCTCTCCATAATGACACGTTGCCTTTAAGCCAACGCCTTATCACACCCCAAAATTTGCCTCATGGGCTTCTGGCACTAGAAGCCTGGCcagttgctttttctttcctagatGGAGGCAAAAATAGCTAACTTTCAGTGTGTATCTAGATGGATTTTATTTGTATGGTACATTTctattgttgactgaaaaaagacagacaacctaaaagttgagaattatgttttatttggtggacaaaactgaggacttaagcaggggatgcagcctctcagatagctcagAGGGTCTGCTccacagagggaagggaggagccgGGATATATAGGactttttgcaacaaagaccaggtagtcagaacttcaaaagattactgttaattaaagaaaaccaaattctcaagttaaggaatttagcgcatttctgtgtatgggaaggtgcaagagtctgggctcactgaaatcattcctttgatatgcacctcagctatctagggccatcctgagtctcctcagggtgcaccgtggagggtgactgcagtggctgagggcttgggAGTGGGCAGCCcatttgtctccatcctgagttccctcagggctcactgtcaGGGGGCTGCAACATCTTTTGTTTTACTGATTTGGCTggtaacatttttcattcacactaTTAAGGGGGAAAATTCAACCTCAGAATGGCTACAGCTCAATTATAGTGTCAGCAATAATTGTTCTCATTTGACGCTCGGCAGGTTTTCTGTACATCCAAGTTTACTTACACTATACTTTGATATGACTATGACGGGATTAATTATTAGATCTTAAAtatcctgggggaaaaaaatctttaaaattcagtagggatatacatctacgcgtggaacaactcctacagaacacctactgaacgctagcagaagacctcagacctcccaaaaggcaaggaaccccccacgtacctggttagggcaaaagaaaaaactaaacagagacaaaaggatagggacgggtcctgcaccagcgggagagagctgtgaaggaggaaaagtgtccacacactaggaagccccttcgcgggtggagacttcgggaggcggagtgggggagcttgggagccgcggaggagagcacagcaacaggggtgcggagggcaaagcggacagattccagcgcagaggatcgggccgaccggcactcaccagccgagaggcttgtctgctcgcccgccggggcgggcgggactgggagctgaggctccggcttttgtcggagcgccgggagaggactgaggttggcggcgtgaacacagcctgcagggcgttggtgcgccgcggctagccgggagagagtccggggaggggtctggacctgccgaagaggcaagagacttttacgtccctctttgtttcctggtgcacgaggagaggggattaagaacgctgcttgagagagctccagggacgggcgcgagccgcggctaagagtgcggagcccagagacggacatgggacgctaaggccgctgctgccgccgccaggaggcctgtgtgcgaacacaggtcactagccacacgcccttccggggagcctgtgcggcccgccactgccagggtcccgggatccagtgacaactcccccgggagaacgcacggcgcgcctcaggctgcagcgtcacgccggcctctgccgctgcaggcccgccccgcactccgtgaccctccctacccccccggcctgggtgagccagagcctccgaatcagcggctcctttaaccgcgtcctgtctgagcaaagaacagacgccctccggcgacctacacgcacaggcggggccaaatccaaagctgagcccctgggaactgtgagaacaaagaaaagaaagggaaatctctcccagcagcctcagaagcagcggattaaagctccacaatcaacttgatataccctgcatctgtggaatacctgaatagacaagaatcatcccaaattaaggagccctgtggatgaaaggctcttggtgctgcagccaggagtcagtgctgtgcctctgaggtgggagagccaacttcaggacactggtccacaagaggcctcccagctgcacataatatcaaacagcaaaaatctccgagagatctccatctcaacgccagcacccagcttcactcaacgaccagcaagctacagtgctggacatcctatgccaaacaactagcaagacaggaacacaaccccacccattagcagagaggctgcccaaaatcataataagtctacagacaccccaaaacacaccaccagacgtggacctgcccaccagaaagacaagatccagcctcatccaccagaacacaggcactagtaccctccaccaggaagccgacacaacccactgaaccaaccttagccactggggacagacacaaaaaacaacaggaactatgaaccttcagcctgcaaaaaaggagaccccaaacacagtaagataagcaaaatgaaaagacagaaaaacacacagcagatgaaggagcaagataaaaacccaccagacctaacaaatgaagaggaaataggcagtctaccggaaaaagaattcagaataatgatagtaaggttgatccgaaatcttggagatagaatggacaatagaatggacaaattgcaagaatcagttaacaaggacctagaagaactaaagatgaaacaagcaacgatgaacaacacaataaatgaaattaaaagtactctagatgggatcaatagcagaataactgaggcagaagaacggataagtgacctggaagataaaatagtggaaataactattgcagagcagaataaagaaaaaagaatgaaaagaactgaggacagtctcagagacctctgggacaacattaaacgcaccaacattcgaattataggggttccagaagaagaagagaaaaagaaagggactgagaaaatatttgaagagattatagttgaaaacttccctaatatgggaaaggaaatagttaatcaagtccaggaagcacagagagtcccatacaggataaatccaaggagaaatacgccaagacacatattaa contains:
- the LRRIQ4 gene encoding LOW QUALITY PROTEIN: leucine-rich repeat and IQ domain-containing protein 4 (The sequence of the model RefSeq protein was modified relative to this genomic sequence to represent the inferred CDS: deleted 3 bases in 3 codons; substituted 1 base at 1 genomic stop codon); protein product: MSNDSTKSEHSSRIHQKNDPQQVSDRTFFIDASNQSLLTIPAEILGLRELEEVHLENNQIAEIPKDIQHLRDVRILYLNKNKLKNLCPELGKLSNLEGLDLSDNPLLASSLRVLGGICKLRELRLYRTDLAEIPTLVCKRLHHLELLGLAGNHLKSLPKEIVNQTKLREIHLKQNNLKFSLWSCVVSSTWRSSTWMRTSXVPSQKRLEPDEAEEALRGLQQPACSPGVAVPVLQAVGAGFIPQSPPLRPAHPGRALAGDGDWAEREPPREGAARPLQVDLAAPALPAQTGLRVLRRPFRRLVNLRFLDLSQNYLERCPLQICELQNLEILALDDNKICKLPSHFGLLSKLKILGLTGNQFPSFPEEILSLESLEKLYIGQDQGAKLTHIPECIRKLQSLKELYVENNHLEYLPVSLGSMPNLEILDCRCNLIKQLPDAICQAQALKELRLEDNLITHLPENLDSLVNLKVLTLMGNPMEEPPMTVCAEGAEAVRAYLKERRNMKTMATKIQAWWRGIMVRKGFGKFEDLLKLQKKGRNSPKDKKGKQNVKGKSVKKNKK